A single window of [Clostridium] hylemonae DSM 15053 DNA harbors:
- a CDS encoding glycosyltransferase family 2 protein, whose protein sequence is MMYRDNKPAVSVVVPCYNEQEVLPLYLQAMQEVIKKMEPVTVEIIFVDDGSADETLKLLKEFHEKDNNYRYLSFSRNFGKESALYAGLKAAEGEYVAVMDADLQDPPEYLPEMYDILQEGEYDCVATRRGDRHGEAKLRSFLSASFYKFINKLSQVQIVEGARDFRMMNRKMADAILSLSECNRFSKGLFGWVGFRTKWLEYHNVERAAGDTKWSLWKLFKYSIDGILGFSTVPLSMASYGGILFCGAAFCMIVFLVVKNLFWHDPVAGWPAMMCVIFLIGGVQLLCIGISGQYLARAYTEIKNRPIYLLRESSDEEDAKTDGKDNKKQGRYVISLDSYGHPAHTVYPEDKKRISGRL, encoded by the coding sequence ATGATGTACAGAGATAATAAACCTGCAGTCAGCGTGGTCGTTCCTTGTTATAATGAGCAGGAAGTACTGCCTCTTTATTTACAGGCCATGCAGGAAGTGATAAAGAAGATGGAGCCTGTGACCGTGGAGATCATATTTGTCGATGACGGTTCAGCAGATGAAACGCTGAAGCTTTTAAAAGAATTTCATGAAAAAGATAACAATTACCGGTATCTTTCCTTTTCCAGAAATTTCGGAAAAGAATCAGCGCTTTACGCCGGACTTAAGGCGGCCGAGGGAGAGTATGTCGCGGTAATGGACGCAGATCTGCAGGATCCGCCTGAGTATCTCCCTGAGATGTACGATATCTTACAGGAAGGCGAATATGACTGTGTGGCCACGAGAAGAGGCGACCGTCACGGGGAGGCGAAGCTGCGCTCCTTCCTTTCCGCTTCTTTTTATAAATTCATAAATAAGCTCTCCCAGGTACAGATCGTGGAGGGAGCCAGAGATTTTCGTATGATGAACCGGAAAATGGCGGACGCCATACTATCATTAAGTGAGTGCAACCGTTTTTCCAAAGGATTATTCGGATGGGTAGGGTTCAGGACAAAATGGCTGGAATATCACAATGTTGAGCGGGCGGCCGGCGATACAAAATGGTCGCTCTGGAAGCTGTTCAAATATTCCATCGACGGAATACTCGGTTTTTCGACAGTACCGCTGTCCATGGCTTCATACGGCGGCATTCTGTTCTGCGGGGCTGCGTTCTGCATGATCGTATTCCTAGTGGTAAAGAACTTGTTCTGGCATGACCCGGTGGCAGGCTGGCCGGCCATGATGTGCGTAATTTTCCTCATAGGAGGCGTACAGCTGCTCTGCATTGGTATTTCAGGCCAGTACCTTGCCAGGGCATATACAGAGATAAAAAACAGGCCAATCTATTTATTGAGGGAATCAAGTGATGAAGAGGATGCAAAAACCGACGGCAAAGACAACAAAAAGCAGGGAAGATATGTTATATCTCTCGATTCTTATGGTCATCCCGCTCATACTGTATATCCTGAAGATAAGAAACGGATATCTGGCAGGCTCTGA
- a CDS encoding GtrA family protein has translation MAKYKKITAYMVFGILTTVVNVAVYYICYQILKIPNIYSTAAAWCMAVVFAFLTNKPFVFESRNWSQKTVAAEAVRFFGCRALTGVLELALMFLLVDILALQGTVMKIFTNIIVIALNYIAGKYFVFDS, from the coding sequence ATGGCAAAATATAAAAAAATAACGGCTTACATGGTATTTGGCATCTTAACTACAGTTGTCAATGTGGCAGTGTATTATATCTGTTACCAGATATTAAAAATCCCAAATATATACAGTACGGCCGCCGCATGGTGCATGGCTGTTGTATTTGCTTTTCTTACAAACAAACCATTTGTGTTTGAGAGCAGAAACTGGAGCCAAAAGACAGTCGCCGCAGAGGCGGTCCGGTTCTTCGGCTGCAGGGCGCTGACCGGCGTACTAGAACTTGCGCTTATGTTTCTGCTCGTGGACATCTTAGCCCTTCAGGGTACTGTGATGAAGATATTCACCAATATTATCGTTATAGCGTTAAATTATATTGCAGGAAAATACTTTGTGTTTGACAGCTGA
- a CDS encoding YfhO family protein, producing MLYLSILMVIPLILYILKIRNGYLAGSEIDWLGQHSVFPDYFRKLFYETKTLFPQFAAELGGGQNIYNFAYYGLFNPLYLVSYALPFVKMTTYIQVVSLLEHMADGVLCYYWLSSGHFKKRESFYASSILVLAASVTYHSSMQLMFVNYMPFLLLALIGYDRYCKKGKYGLLTLSVFFMILTSFYFAVGGMTALFIYGVTGYQNETDESVGLISSCLRFIKWLWGRFYPALFGCFLSLFYLIPVYFAMTAGRAGHGGITVSKLLIPDIRLHKLLYSGYGMGLTAAALLMLCISIFYKKCREKFMAALLLLMLLFPVFDWLLNGGLYLRDKAFIPFLPLLCWLAAAFFTRLETQALKARQAAAGCILAGALVAVSLLTNSYARQEKYLLFIDFAVCGASVLLSMVCWKKALCAVTLAVMAFLCAGQCTVLKEELVTSADMNKIEDPDIEKAVRSVLHGGFYRTETRGGYSENKASQNRVLACGQNLTTVYSSISNSYYSEFRNKVLNLSKPSRNSLMADTVDNPIFLRLMGVRYIVGDRAPAGYEKIGQSGSVNIYENKNAAPAAYVTDRIISEDTYSDLSYPERQLALLGAAVAHTPDTVDDIPVNVKKVNAHISTTVIKGNASYGSVSVDSDMPGDTYLFLEFDVKNNRPSEDVTVTVNGEQNKLSARKAAYYNGNTTFHYTSLLKAGETEFPVKFGKGNYEISNVRAWTGTAGEEAAAELYRRPAALEVTGAGNVLEGTAESEHGGWLITSVPYDKSFQLYVDGRQQKIRRVNTAFVGVPLKAGAHEIRLVYHAPGRNAGIAAALITAVILGADIIRRKRRLHGKI from the coding sequence ATGTTATATCTCTCGATTCTTATGGTCATCCCGCTCATACTGTATATCCTGAAGATAAGAAACGGATATCTGGCAGGCTCTGAGATCGACTGGCTCGGGCAGCACAGCGTATTCCCGGATTATTTCCGCAAGCTGTTTTATGAGACGAAAACACTGTTTCCCCAGTTCGCGGCAGAGCTTGGCGGTGGGCAGAATATTTACAACTTTGCCTATTACGGACTATTTAACCCGTTGTATCTCGTATCATACGCGCTGCCCTTCGTAAAGATGACCACATACATTCAGGTCGTCTCGCTGCTGGAGCATATGGCGGACGGAGTGCTCTGTTATTACTGGCTCAGCAGCGGGCATTTTAAAAAGCGGGAAAGCTTTTATGCTTCTTCGATACTTGTGCTGGCCGCATCTGTGACCTATCATTCCTCCATGCAGCTGATGTTTGTGAACTATATGCCGTTTCTGCTGCTGGCGCTGATCGGCTATGACCGGTACTGTAAAAAGGGAAAGTACGGCCTGCTGACACTGTCCGTTTTCTTCATGATACTTACGAGCTTCTATTTTGCGGTAGGGGGCATGACGGCCCTGTTCATCTATGGGGTGACAGGATACCAAAACGAGACGGATGAGTCCGTGGGTCTCATATCATCGTGCCTGAGGTTCATTAAGTGGCTCTGGGGACGGTTTTACCCGGCGCTTTTCGGATGCTTTCTATCGCTTTTCTATCTGATACCAGTTTACTTTGCCATGACAGCGGGCCGTGCCGGGCATGGAGGAATCACTGTTTCAAAGCTTCTCATTCCTGATATACGCCTTCATAAGCTATTATACAGCGGATACGGGATGGGTCTTACGGCAGCTGCGCTTCTCATGCTGTGTATCAGTATATTTTATAAAAAGTGCCGGGAGAAATTCATGGCAGCGCTGTTGCTGCTTATGCTTCTGTTCCCTGTATTTGACTGGCTGCTGAACGGTGGGCTCTATCTGAGGGATAAGGCTTTTATCCCATTTCTGCCGCTTTTATGCTGGCTTGCGGCAGCGTTTTTTACCAGGCTTGAAACCCAGGCGCTTAAAGCGCGCCAGGCGGCGGCAGGGTGCATTCTGGCCGGAGCGCTCGTCGCCGTTTCGCTGCTTACGAACAGTTATGCAAGGCAGGAGAAGTATCTTTTATTTATAGACTTTGCCGTCTGCGGGGCATCGGTATTGCTCAGCATGGTCTGTTGGAAAAAGGCGTTGTGCGCTGTGACGCTGGCAGTGATGGCATTTCTCTGCGCAGGTCAGTGCACCGTGCTGAAAGAGGAACTGGTCACGTCGGCCGATATGAATAAAATAGAAGATCCGGATATTGAAAAAGCGGTAAGGTCTGTACTGCACGGAGGCTTTTACCGGACCGAGACAAGGGGCGGATACAGTGAGAACAAAGCCAGCCAGAACCGGGTGCTGGCCTGCGGGCAGAATCTGACGACCGTATATTCTTCTATCAGCAATTCGTACTACAGCGAATTCCGCAATAAAGTGCTGAACCTTAGTAAGCCGAGCAGGAACAGCCTTATGGCGGACACCGTAGACAATCCCATTTTCCTGCGGCTCATGGGCGTGCGCTATATAGTGGGAGACCGGGCGCCGGCCGGCTATGAGAAGATAGGGCAGAGCGGAAGCGTGAATATATATGAAAATAAAAACGCCGCGCCGGCTGCTTATGTGACAGACCGTATCATATCAGAAGATACTTATTCAGATCTGTCTTATCCTGAGCGCCAGCTGGCGCTGCTTGGCGCAGCAGTGGCACATACGCCTGATACCGTGGATGACATTCCGGTAAATGTAAAAAAGGTGAACGCACATATCAGTACAACAGTCATAAAAGGGAATGCCTCCTATGGCTCCGTATCTGTGGACAGTGATATGCCGGGAGATACGTATCTGTTTCTGGAATTTGACGTGAAGAACAACAGGCCTTCGGAAGACGTGACAGTCACTGTGAACGGAGAGCAGAATAAGCTCAGCGCCAGAAAGGCGGCATACTATAATGGCAATACTACATTCCATTATACGTCACTTTTAAAGGCGGGGGAGACAGAGTTCCCTGTAAAATTCGGAAAAGGGAACTACGAGATCAGCAATGTCCGCGCCTGGACCGGTACGGCCGGGGAGGAGGCGGCAGCCGAGCTGTACAGACGGCCTGCGGCGCTTGAAGTTACAGGGGCCGGAAATGTCCTTGAGGGGACGGCAGAGTCCGAACATGGAGGATGGCTCATCACATCTGTCCCGTATGATAAAAGCTTTCAACTCTATGTGGACGGCAGGCAGCAGAAGATCAGGAGAGTAAACACCGCGTTTGTAGGTGTCCCTCTGAAGGCCGGCGCACATGAGATCAGGCTTGTCTATCACGCGCCGGGAAGAAATGCCGGTATTGCGGCAGCTCTTATCACAGCTGTAATACTAGGAGCGGATATTATAAGGAGAAAGAGGCGGTTGCATGGCAAAATATAA